In one Lolium rigidum isolate FL_2022 chromosome 3, APGP_CSIRO_Lrig_0.1, whole genome shotgun sequence genomic region, the following are encoded:
- the LOC124701556 gene encoding sucrose transport protein SUT1-like gives MVRGGGNREVELSVGAGGGGGGGAGGLVEPPVPISLGRLVLAGMVAGGVQYGWALQLSLLTPYVQTLGLSHALTSFMWLCGPIAGLVVQPCVGLYSDKCTARWGRRRPFIMIGCVLICIAVVIVGFSADIGAALGDSKEECSLYHGPRWHAAIVYVLGFWLLDFSNNTVQGPARALMADLSGKYGPSAANSIFCSWMALGNILGYSSGSTDKWHKWFPFLRTKACCEACANLKGAFLVAVLFLCMCLVVTLIFAKEVPYKRIAPLPTKANGQVEVEPSGPLAVFQGFRNLPSGMPSVLLVTGLTWLSWFPFILYDTDWMGREIYHGDPKGTPAQMSAFQDGVRAGAFGLLLNSIILGFSSFLIEPMCKRLGPRVVWVSSNFLVCIAMAATAIISWWSTKEFHEYVQHAITASKDIKIVCMLLFAFLGVPLAILYSVPFAVTAQLAASKGGGQGLCTGVLNISIVIPQVIIALGAGPWDQLFGKGNIPAFAAASAFALIGGIVGIFLLPKISRRSFRAVSTGGH, from the exons ATGGTGCGCGGCGGCGGCAACCGCGAGGTGGAGCTCTCCGTGggggccggtggcggcggcggcggcggggcgggaggCCTGGTGGAGCCACCCGTGCCGATCAGCCTCGGCAGGCTCGTCCTCGCCGGCATGGTCGCCGGCGGCGTGCAGTATGGATGGGCCCTCCAGCTCTCCCTGCTCACCCCCTACGTCCAG ACTCTGGGACTTTCACATGCCCTGACTTCATTCATGTGGCTCTGCGGCCCAATTGCTGGCTTAGTG GTTCAACCATGTGTTGGTCTGTACAGTGATAAGTGCACTGCCAGATGGGGAAGACGGAGGCCGTTTATTATGATAGGATGTGTACTCATCTGCATTGCT GTTGTGATTGTTGGCTTCTCGGCTGACATTGGAGCTGCTCTGGGTGATAGCAAGGAAGAGTGCAG TCTCTACCATGGTCCTCGTTGGCACGCTGCAATTGTGTATGTACTTGGATTCTGGCTTCTTGACTTCTCCAACAACACTGTGCAA GGTCCAGCTCGTGCTCTGATGGCTGATTTGTCAG GCAAGTATGGACCCAGTGCTGCAAATTCAATCTTTTGTTCTTGGATGGCGCTAGGAAATATCCTAGGGTATTCCTCTGGTTCCACCGATAAGTGGCACAA GTGGTTTCCCTTCCTTCGGACAAAAGCTTGTTGTGAAGCTTGCGCAAATCTGAAAGGCGCGTTTCTCGtggctgtg TTGTTCCTGTGCATGTGTTTGGTGGTAACTCTGATCTTCGCCAAGGAGGTACCATACAAACGAATTGCACCCCTCCCAACAAAGGCGAATGGTCAGGTTGAAGTTGAACCTAGTGGTCCGCTTGCGGTGTTCCAAGGCTTCAGGAACTTGCCTTCCGGAATGCCATCGGTGCTCCTTGTAACTGGCCTCACCTGG CTGTCCTGGTTCCCGTTCATCCTCTACGACACCGACTGGATGGGTCGTGAGATTTACCACGGTGACCCCAAGGGCACCCCAGCTCAGATGTCGGCGTTCCAGGACGGTGTCAGGGCTGGCGCGTTCGGACTGCTACTCAACTCG ATCATCCTGGGATTCAGCTCGTTCCTGATCGAGCCGATGTGCAAGCGGCTGGGCCCGAGGGTGGTGTGGGTGTCCAGCAACTTCCTCGTCTGCATCGCCATGGCCGCCACCGCCATCATCAGCTGGTGGTCTACCAAGGAATTCCATGAGTACGTCCAGCATGCCATCACCGCCAGCAAGGACATCAAGATCGTATGCATGCTCCTCTTCGCATTCCTCGGAGTGCCTCTCGCA ATTCTGTACAGCGTTCCCTTTGCGGTGACGGCGCAGTTGGCGGCAAGCAAAGGAGGCGGCCAAGGGCTGTGCACCGGCGTGCTGAACATCTCCATCGTCATCCCACAGGTGATCATCGCGCTGGGGGCGGGGCCGTGGGACCAGCTGTTCGGGAAGGGCAACATCCCGGCCTTCGCCGCGGCCTCCGCCTTCGCGCTCATCGGCGGCATCGTCGGCATATTCCTGCTGCCCAAGATATCCAGGCGCTCGTTCCGGGCCGTCAGCACCGGCGGTCACTGA